From Candidatus Omnitrophota bacterium:
AAAAATAAGATTTTTAAAATAAACAAAACTTAAGGAAGTCCTGATTCGCCTCGCTAGGATGCAGGGCTCACAGGATAAATTCGGACTTATGGTTTATGTTGCTGAAAGTTCCACGCGTGCTTAGGCGTAGCGTAAGTATAAACCATGTCCTCATTTAACGGAGGAAACAATGGCGCAAACAATTTTAATTATCGATGATGATAGGGGCATGGTTAAACTTTTGGAAAGTGGTTTGGCACAGGTTGGTTATCAGGTGCTTTCTGCAAACACAGGTGAAGGAGGACTTCAGATTGCTGAAAATAAGGAGATTGATCTGATTTTGCTTGATGTTATTTTGCCTGGCATGAAAGGCCGAGAAGTATGCAAAAAGTTAAAGGAAAATGAGAAAACAAAGCTTATTCCGGTTATTTTTCTTACCGCTAAAGATTCTGAAGATGATGTTAAAGCTGAGATGGATGTCGGAGGCATTGCTCATATTACTAAGCCGATTGATTTAAATGGTCTTATTCCAAAGGTTATGGAAATTTTGCCACGTAAAATTATTTAAAAGAATGTTGAAGGAGTAGGGCTGATGGAAATTAAAGCGATAAAAATTGAAAAACCTGAAGATGTTAATATTATTATTGGACAGGCTCATTTTATTAAGACGGTCGAAGATTTGTATGAAACTGTTGTTGCAGCAGCACCTGTAATGAAATTTGGCATTGCTTTTTGCGAGGCATCGGGGGCATGTAAGATTCGCGTTGAAGGAAATGATGAAGCATTGAAAAAGATTGCAGTGGACAATGCGTTGAGAATATCAGCAGGGCATATGTTTATTATTACGCTTCGAGAAGGTTTTCCGATTAATATTCTTAATCAAATTAAAGGTATCCAAGAAGTTTGCTCAATTTTTGCTGCAACGGCTAATCCTGTGGAAGTGATTGTTGCTGAGAATACGGAGGGCTGTGGCGTCTTAGGTGTTATTGATGGGTTTAAGCCTAAAGGTGTAGAAAACGATGAAGATGTTGCTTGGCGCAAAGATCTTTTGCGCAAGTTCGGATATAAAAGGTAAAAGAAAATTTATCATGTCAACTTCTAGAATCAAGAGATTTCAACGTGCTGTCGCACGCTATATGCTTTATGCAGTAGGATTTGTTTTAACTCATTTGCCTTATTCGGTTGTATGTTTTTTGTCGCGGATACTGATTACTCTTGGATTTACGTTGCTTGTTCGAAAAAAACGCATTGCCATGGAAAGTCTTAAGGTTGCTTTTGGCAAAGAAAAAAGTACGACTGAAATTAAAAAAATACTTAAGGATTGTTTTCTGAGTTTTGGTAAAGGAATTATTGAGATTATTTATTTCATGGCGCACCCTAAAATGATCAAAGAACGGGTGGTTATTGAAAACAAGCATTATTTAGATGAAGCGTTAAGTTGTAGACGGGGCGTTGTTGCTGTGAGTGCTCATTTTGGAAATTTTCCATTGATGTTGCTTCATCTCGCTCAAGAAGGTTATCCTGTTAATGCGATTATGCGTTCTGCTCGAGATGAAAAAATTGAAGAGTATTTTAAGGAGTTTCGATTGCGACTTGGTCTGAAGGCAATTTATAGTCATCCTCGCTCGAAGTGTGTGAGGGACTCGATTCGAGTGCTTCGAAATAATGAATTTTTATTTATTCCTCTAGATCAGCACTCTGGAAGTGGTGGGTCGGTTTTTGTTGATTTCTTTGGTGAAAAAGCTGCTACAGCGACAGGTCCAGTTGTTTTTGCGATGCGCACCAAGTCCCCGATTTTACCTATTTTTATCGTGCGTCAGAAAGATGATACGCATAAAATTATTATTGATAAGCCGTTTGAGCTTGAAGAGCGTGAGGATGAGAAAGAAATGATTCACGTTAATGTTTCTAAGATTACAAACTTAATAGAACAATATATCCGTCGATATCCGCAAGAATGGAGTTGGATGCATCGTCGTTGGAAAAAATGACAAGGAAACCCCTTTGTCGCCCGAAAGCAAGGTAACCGCGGGCTCTTGGGGTAAATTCGCACCTATGGCGTATGTTCGCTTTGCTCCATAAGCCATGTGCTCATTTAAAGAAAGAATAGATATGAAAAAAATAATATTATTTTTATTGGGTTTATGTGTCTTGATTGCAGGCGTTAGTTGTGTATTGTTGTTCTGGAAAGATGTGGTGATTCTTTTTAAAGGGTTAATTGGCGGAATTTTGGCTGTTGGGGGCCTTGCGATGATGTCGGTCGCGCGGGATTGATATGGAAAATTTAATTATTTGGTTAAAGTTTTCTATGAGTGCAGGGCTTGTCATTTTTTCTGGGATCAAGCTAACAAAATGTGCTGACATCCTAAGTGATCGGTTTTCTATTAATAAAGCTTGGATGGGGATGATTCTTTTGGGAGCGATTACCTCACTTCCAGAGGCAACGGCAAGTATTGCATCAGCGGCAGTGATTCGTGCGCCAAACCTAGCGATTGGGAATATTGCTGGTAGTGTTAATTTTAACTTAATGATTGTTGTTTTGATGGATTTTATGTATCATAGGGGTTCTGTTACTGGACAAATTCAAGTAAAACGAACATATGAATGGTCTGCGGTATTTTATGGAATTCTTTCTTCTATTGTTGTTATTGAAATATTCTTATCACCAAAGACAAATTTAATTACGTTTGGTCCAGTAAGCTTGGGAAGTATTTTGATTGTGATTTTTTATTTTCTAGGATCAAAATTTATTTTTAAGAAAAAAGTTAAAGACACCGACTCTCGTATTAAGCACGTAGTAAGCGTTCAAGACAAGATATTGATTTTTAAAATGGTTGCTGGAGCGTTAGTTGTTATTTTTAGCGGTATTTGGCTTTCGGGCATATGTGATCAAATTTCTAGCATTACAGGGTTGGGTCAGACTTTTGTAGGAACAACATTTTTAGGTTTTGTGACATCGTTGCCTGAGATTGTGGTTTCTCTTTCAGCTTTAAGAATGGGCGCATTTGATTTGGCGTTTGGTAATATTTTTGGCAGCAATATGGTTAATCTTCTGATTTTAGCAGTATCTGATTTATTTTATATTAAAGGTCCCATTTTTGCCGACGTGTCTCAAACGCATATTTTAATGATGACGTTAAGCGTTGTTTTGACAACGATTTTAATTGTTGGGATTCGAAAGGGCGTAAAAAAGACATTTTTTGGATTTGGGTTTGATACAATATTAATGATGATTTGTTTTGCAGTTGGCATGAAATTTTTGTATGATTTGAGATAAATTTTTTAAGATATTTTAAGTGACGGGAGAAGATTAGATGAGAAAGAAGTTGAGAGGATACTTTGTTTCAGGGTTGATTATATTCTTGCCATTATCGCTAACGATTTATTTATTGATTTTTACCTTTAGCATAGCTGATAATTTTTTAGGTAAATATATTCAACCGTATTTTGCGCGTGAATTTGGTTTTTATATTCAGGGCATTAGCATTTTAGTGTGTTTTCTTTTTATCCTTCTTATTGGATTTCTTATGACAAATTTCTTAAGTCGTAAAATTTATCCAGTTTTAGAGGGATGGCTGGTAAGACTTCCTTTCTTTAAGCAGGTTTATCCGGCGTTTAAACAAATGGCGATTTTTTTATTTTCGCCTGAGAAAATGGCTTTTCGTCAAGTAGTGTTGATAGAATATCCTCGCAAGGGTGTGTATTCGTATGGATTCTTAACTAATAAAGCATCTGAAAAAGTAATGGAAAAAATACAACAAGATGTTTGTCATGTATTTATTCCAAGCGCCCCTGGTCCGTTGACAGGTTTTGTTCTTTTGGTTCCTCGTAAAGATTTGATTTATGTTGATATTAGTGTTGA
This genomic window contains:
- a CDS encoding response regulator, encoding MAQTILIIDDDRGMVKLLESGLAQVGYQVLSANTGEGGLQIAENKEIDLILLDVILPGMKGREVCKKLKENEKTKLIPVIFLTAKDSEDDVKAEMDVGGIAHITKPIDLNGLIPKVMEILPRKII
- a CDS encoding adenosine-specific kinase; this encodes MEIKAIKIEKPEDVNIIIGQAHFIKTVEDLYETVVAAAPVMKFGIAFCEASGACKIRVEGNDEALKKIAVDNALRISAGHMFIITLREGFPINILNQIKGIQEVCSIFAATANPVEVIVAENTEGCGVLGVIDGFKPKGVENDEDVAWRKDLLRKFGYKR
- a CDS encoding lysophospholipid acyltransferase family protein, with the translated sequence MSTSRIKRFQRAVARYMLYAVGFVLTHLPYSVVCFLSRILITLGFTLLVRKKRIAMESLKVAFGKEKSTTEIKKILKDCFLSFGKGIIEIIYFMAHPKMIKERVVIENKHYLDEALSCRRGVVAVSAHFGNFPLMLLHLAQEGYPVNAIMRSARDEKIEEYFKEFRLRLGLKAIYSHPRSKCVRDSIRVLRNNEFLFIPLDQHSGSGGSVFVDFFGEKAATATGPVVFAMRTKSPILPIFIVRQKDDTHKIIIDKPFELEEREDEKEMIHVNVSKITNLIEQYIRRYPQEWSWMHRRWKK
- a CDS encoding DUF502 domain-containing protein, whose product is MRKKLRGYFVSGLIIFLPLSLTIYLLIFTFSIADNFLGKYIQPYFAREFGFYIQGISILVCFLFILLIGFLMTNFLSRKIYPVLEGWLVRLPFFKQVYPAFKQMAIFLFSPEKMAFRQVVLIEYPRKGVYSYGFLTNKASEKVMEKIQQDVCHVFIPSAPGPLTGFVLLVPRKDLIYVDISVEEAVRTIVSGGVVNSMERR